In Oryza brachyantha chromosome 1, ObraRS2, whole genome shotgun sequence, the following are encoded in one genomic region:
- the LOC102717308 gene encoding hypersensitive-induced response protein 1-like, whose amino-acid sequence MGNLLCCVEVEESTVAMRERFGKFDGVMEPGCHFVPWFLGLQARGPLSLRLRQLELRCQTKTKDNVYVTVVTHVQYRVLAGKASHAFYTLTNTRSQIQAHVFDVLRASVPKLTLDEVFEKKKDVAEALEEEVAEAMAPYGYEVARALVVDVEPEEGVMRAMNESRAAGERAAAERGARTRRAEGDAEAAYLAGVGAARHRQAVVDGLRACVVAFCAAVPGATPREVMDMVLVAQYFDTMREIGAAAAAAAASSGSGCSSAALLPHGPAAARDAVAQIRDGLIQAAQPPAAAAAVGHSLAVASVCEGITEE is encoded by the exons ATGGGCAACCTGCTGTGCTgcgtggaggtggaggagtcGACGGTGGCGATGAGGGAGCGGTTCGGCAAGTTCGACGGCGTCATGGAGCCCGGCTGCCACTTCGTGCCGTGGTTCCTCGGCCTTCAGGCGCGCggccccctctccctccgcctccgccagcTCGAGCTACGCTGCCAAACCAAGACCAAG GACAATGTGTACGTGACTGTTGTTACGCATGTTCAGTACCGTGTTCTTGCCGGCAAGGCGAGCCATGCGTTCTACACGCTCACCAACACCAGGTCCCAGATCCAGGCTCACGTCTTCGATG TGCTGAGGGCGAGCGTGCCGAAGCTGACGCTGGACGAGGTGttcgagaagaagaaggacgTCGCGGAggcgctggaggaggaggtggcggaggcCATGGCGCCGTACGGCTACGAGGTGGCGCGCGCGCTCGTCGTGGACGTGGAGCCCGAGGAGGGGGTGATGCGCGCCATGAACGAGAGCCGCGCGGCCggggagcgggcggcggcggagcgcggcgcgcggacCAGGCGGGCCGAGGGCGACGCCGAGGCCGCGTACCTGGCGGGGGtcggcgccgcgcgccaccgccaggccgtcgtcgacggcctCAGGGCCTGCGTCGTCGCGTTctgcgccgccgtgccggGCGCCACGCCCAGGGAGGTCATGGACATGGTGCTCGTCGCGCAGTACTTCGACACCATGAGGGAgatcggcgccgccgcagccgccgcggccgcgtcgTCCGGGTCAGggtgctcgtcggcggcgctcCTCCCGCACggccccgccgcggcgcgcgacgCCGTGGCGCAGATCCGCGACGGGCTGATCCAGGCCGCGCagcctcctgccgccgccgccgctgttggCCATTCATTGGCAGTAGCCAGCGTTTGCGAAGGTATTACAGAAGAGTAG
- the LOC102717859 gene encoding pentatricopeptide repeat-containing protein At4g36680, mitochondrial-like: protein MAAAVLSAPGRLLMCTVTRPAGPTELPVSFDHLRSLARAGRLTDIDAVLAPHVTSHSVAAISTLSWLGLPDRASALLGTLPSPTAAHLNALLAPLLRHRHRRLVGLVPSLLEANPSVPRDAATETIHAKALCIASGAESAIHLLQRESPPPSIQVFTSIINSYYKQRQPHRAEQLWSQMVDDRGIIPDVVAHNIRITYKATSGTVEEVKELIRAMREDARLRPDIGSYNGLMRAMARHGRVDEMLEVYRSLEKGSAAAAGADKLAPDYATYTCVVAALCKPGRWSEAVDVLYEAMKRSQAADLGTVRTLVRGLRDAGKRRAARRVVVGLRKKFPARFDGPWKELEELAGLPGKEQDNDVERDDDEQAAPTTMSECDELVYNIR, encoded by the exons atggccgccgccgtcctctccGCGCCGGGGCGCCTCCTCATGTGCACCGTCACCAGGCCCGCCGGACCCACCGAACTCCCCGTCTCGTTTGACCACCTTCGCAGCCTCGCTCGCGCGGGACGCCTCACCGACATCGACGCCGTCCTCGCGCCGCACGTGACGTCCCATTCCGTCGCCGCGATCTCCACCCTCTCGTGGCTGGGCCTCCCTGACCGCGCCTCCGCGCTCCTCGGCACCCTCCCGTCGCCCACCGCTGCCCACCTCAACGCGCTGCTGGCTCCGCTccttcgccaccgccaccgccgtctcgTCGGGCTGGTGCCGTCCCTCCTCGAGGCGAACCCCTCCGTCCCGCGCGACGCCGCCACGGAAACCATCCACGCCAAGGCCCTGTGCATCGCCTCCGGCGCCGAATCCGCCATCCACCTCCTCCAGCGAGAGTCCCCGCCGCCATCCATCCAGGTCTTCACCAGCATCATCAACTCCTACTACAAGCAGCGTCAGCCCCACCGCGCCGAGCAGCTGTGGAGCCAGATGGTCGACGACCGCGGCATCAtccccgacgtcgtcgcccacAACATCAGGATCACCTACAAGGCCACCAGCGGCACGGTGGAAGAGGTCAAGGAGCTGATCCGCGCCATGCGCGAGGATGCGAGGCTCCGGCCGGACATCGGCTCCTACAACGGGCTGATgcgggcgatggcgcggcACGGGAGGGTGGACGAGATGCTGGAGGTGTACAGGAGCTTGGAGAAGgggagcgccgcggcggctggaGCGGACAAGTTGGCGCCGGACTACGCAACGTACACGTGCGTGGTTGCGGCGCTGTGCAAGCCCGGTAGATGGTCGGAGGCGGTCGACGTGTTGTACGAGGCGATGAAGCGGAGTCAGGCGGCCGACCTGGGCACGGTGCGCACGCTGGTGCGAGGTCTCAGGGATGCCGGcaagcggcgggcggcgaggcgggtgGTGGTCGGCCTGCGCAAGAAGTTCCCCGCCCGCTTTGACGGGCCATGGAAGGAGCTCGAGGAGTTGGCTGGGCTGCCCGGCAAGGAACAGGACAACGATGTCGaacgggacgacgacgagcaggcggcgccgacgacgatgtCCGA GTGCGATGAGCTGGTGTACAACATTCGTTGA
- the LOC102717031 gene encoding enolase-phosphatase E1-like, producing MASRPASSAAAAEQQQRDGDYEPVYEWLDAGANYLLRLNVPEFKKEDFQVHVDASGRLTVRGQRGSLRLNKVFQLPATSNLDGITGRLEGTVLILTVPKLPAASAAAATAPPPPKVKEEEEADAKKPDTKKKRAIEELVTGKPAERLAAGEEPKAAPAAAAPPPRREPETAPERRERKDEDDDKLARAGAEHKARVAREADRRIEAARARLAAQHAPKPAPEKKAPCWKDRAAEEGMRLAEAIGKNKEVVATAVAAFALGVFVSSKLFSRNN from the exons ATGGCGAGCCGTCcagcgtcgtcggcggcggcggcggagcagcagcagcgcgacggcgactaCGAGCCGGTGTACGAGTggctcgacgccggcgccaACTATCTCCTTCGCCTCAACGTCCCGG AGTTTAAGAAGGAGGATTTCCAGGTGCACGTCGACGCCTCCGGCCGGCTGACCGTCCGCGGCCAGCGCGGGAGCCTCCGGTTGAACAAGGTGTTCCAGCTTCCGGCGACGTCCAACCTCGACGGCATCACTGGCAGGCTGGAGGGCACCGTGCTTATCCTCACCGTGCCCAAGCTGCCGGCAGCaagcgcggcggccgccaccgcgccgcctcctccaaaggtcaaggaggaggaggaagccgaCGCCAAGAAGCCAGATACCAAGAAGAAGAGGGCCATTGAAGAACTCGTCACCGGCAAGCCGGCAGAGCGGTTGGCCGCCGGGGAGGAGCCCAAggcggcgcccgcggcggcggcgcctccgccgcggagAGAACCGGAGACGGCGCCGGAGCGTCGGGAACGTAaggacgaagacgacgacaaGCTGGCCAGGGCCGGCGCCGAACACAAGGCGAGGGTCGCCCGCGAGGCCGACAGGAGGAtcgaggcggcgagggcgaggctgGCGGCTCAGCACGCACCgaagccggcgccggagaagaaggcgCCGTGCTGGAAGGAccgcgcggcggaggaaggGATGAGGCTGGCGGAGGCCATCGGGAAGAACAAGGAGGTGGTCGccacggccgtcgccgccttcgcACTCGGCGTCTTCGTCTCCAGCAAACTGTTCTCCAGGAACAACTGA
- the LOC102717579 gene encoding mitochondrial outer membrane protein porin 3, whose translation MAPGLYADIGKKTRDLLYKDYGTHQKFTLTTCTSEGVAVTAAGTRKNESVFGELHTQLKNKNLTVDVKANSESDLLTTVTVDEFGTPGLKSILSLVVPDQRSGKLELQYLHEYAGINASVGLNSNPMVNLSGVFGSKELSVGVDVAFDTATSNFTKYNAALSLTNSELIASMHLNNHGDTLTTSYYHLVKHHSNTAVGAELSHSFSRNESTLIFGSQHSLDPHTTVKARFNNYGMASALVQHEWRPKSLITISGEVDTKAIEKSTKVGLSLVLKH comes from the exons ATGGCGCCCGGGCTCTACGCCGACATCGGCAAGAAGACCAGAG ATCTGCTGTACAAGGACTACGGGACGCACCAGAAGTTCACCCTCACCACCTGCACCAGCGAGGGCGTC GCAGTCACTGCCGCAGGAACAAGGAAAAATGAGTCTGTCTTTGGCGAGCTCCACACCCAGCTTAAGAACAAGAACTTGACTGTTGATGTCAAAGCAAACTCAGAGTCAGAT CTTTTGACAACAGTCACAGTTGATGAGTTTGGAACTCCAGGGTTGAAATCAATTCTTAGTTTGGTAGTTCCAGACCAGAGGTCAGGGaag CTTGAACTCCAGTACCTACATGAATATGCGGGCATCAATGCAAGTGTTGGTCTGAATTCCAACCCTATGGTTAACCTTTCTGGTGTCTTTGGAAGCAAAGAACTCTCAGTTGGTGTTGATGTTGCATTTGATACAGCCACTAGCAATTTCACAAAGTACAATGCTGCATTGAGTCTAACTAATTCAGAACTTATTGCCTCTATGCATCT GAACAATCATGGTGATACCTTGACCACGTCCTACTACCACTTGGTAAAACATCATTCAAACACTGCCGTAGGAGCTGAGCTGTCCCACAGTTTCTCAAGGAATGAGAGCACACTCATCTTTGGGTCTCAACACTCATTGGATCCTCACACAACAGTAAAGGCTCGCTTCAACAACTATGGCATGGCCAGTGCGCTCGTCCAGCATGAATGGCGTCCCAAGTCACTAATCACCATCTCTGGTGAGGTTGATACCAAGGCCATTGAGAAGAGCACGAAAGTTGGTTTGTCCTTGGTGCTCAAGCATTGA